The Methanocella arvoryzae MRE50 genome includes a region encoding these proteins:
- a CDS encoding 50S ribosomal protein L10, whose product MNAEAEVHHSEHIPQWKKDEIKKIVDGVHSHKVVGIVDVRGVPADSLQKMRRNLLGKVEMRMVRNTLSTIAFDSLPEGEKAKELAKYVDGQMLIVYTNDNPFKLYKLLNATKSKRAAKGGDIAPSDIVIPKGPTSFKPGPLVGEFQQVGIPAGIEGGKVVIKDTKTVVKQGEKISAKLAEALTRLEIMPIDVGLNLMAAVEGHMLYKPEDLGMDEDLLRDMFAQAAAHAFNLSIEAGITTKDTIEPLIQKAVMESKALAVNAPIFEKDVMDLIMSKAEMEMLAVAKMVAGKENALDDELKAKVQ is encoded by the coding sequence ATGAACGCCGAAGCAGAGGTACACCACAGCGAACACATTCCCCAGTGGAAGAAAGACGAGATCAAGAAGATCGTGGACGGCGTGCACTCCCACAAGGTAGTCGGCATCGTCGACGTACGCGGCGTTCCGGCCGACTCGCTGCAGAAGATGCGGCGGAACCTGCTGGGCAAAGTCGAGATGCGCATGGTGCGCAACACGCTCTCGACCATCGCTTTCGACTCTCTCCCCGAGGGCGAGAAGGCGAAGGAACTGGCAAAGTACGTAGACGGCCAGATGCTGATCGTCTACACTAACGACAACCCGTTCAAGCTCTACAAGCTCCTGAACGCTACCAAATCCAAGCGTGCAGCCAAGGGCGGCGACATAGCCCCCAGCGACATCGTGATCCCCAAGGGACCGACCTCGTTCAAGCCCGGCCCACTTGTTGGCGAATTCCAGCAGGTCGGCATACCGGCAGGCATCGAGGGTGGCAAAGTAGTCATCAAGGACACTAAGACCGTCGTCAAGCAGGGCGAGAAGATCTCGGCCAAGCTGGCAGAGGCGCTCACCCGGTTAGAGATTATGCCCATCGATGTGGGTCTGAATCTCATGGCGGCAGTCGAAGGTCACATGCTCTACAAGCCTGAAGACCTGGGTATGGACGAGGATCTGCTCCGTGACATGTTTGCACAGGCAGCGGCCCACGCGTTCAACCTGAGCATTGAGGCAGGCATCACCACCAAGGACACAATCGAGCCGCTCATCCAGAAGGCGGTCATGGAGTCCAAGGCGCTCGCAGTGAATGCCCCCATATTCGAGAAGGACGTCATGGACTTAATTATGTCCAAGGCTGAGATGGAGATGCTGGCAGTCGCAAAGATGGTAGCCGGCAAAGAAAATGCACTTGACGATGAGCTCAAGGCAAAAGTACAATAA
- a CDS encoding 50S ribosomal protein L1: MARKETVEAVKKALASRPKRNFSESVDLAINLKNIDMSQPKNRVDEDIILPSGLGKTIKVAVFAKGEVAVNAEKAGADYVFPPEEIEKLGADKPRAKKLASEVNFFIAETAYMPTIGKRLGTVLGPRGKMPAPLPPQADVTALITRQKKSIKIRSKDRLTFHATIGTETMTPEEIAENIDAIIKRLETKLEKGKQNIHAIYVKTTMGPAVKVM, translated from the coding sequence ATGGCAAGAAAAGAAACGGTCGAAGCTGTCAAGAAAGCACTTGCCAGCAGGCCAAAAAGGAACTTTTCCGAAAGTGTTGATCTTGCTATCAATCTCAAAAACATAGACATGAGCCAGCCCAAGAACAGGGTTGACGAGGACATCATCCTCCCGAGCGGGCTCGGCAAGACCATCAAGGTCGCCGTGTTTGCCAAGGGTGAGGTTGCCGTCAACGCCGAGAAGGCCGGCGCAGACTATGTCTTCCCACCGGAAGAGATTGAGAAGCTGGGCGCTGACAAGCCCCGGGCTAAGAAATTAGCCTCAGAGGTCAACTTCTTCATTGCTGAAACAGCCTACATGCCTACGATCGGTAAGAGGCTCGGTACTGTGCTCGGCCCGAGGGGCAAAATGCCCGCTCCGCTGCCGCCGCAGGCTGACGTCACCGCTCTGATCACCAGGCAGAAAAAGTCGATCAAAATCAGATCCAAGGACAGGCTCACGTTCCATGCCACCATCGGCACGGAGACGATGACCCCTGAAGAGATCGCCGAGAACATCGACGCTATCATCAAGAGGCTAGAGACGAAGCTCGAAAAGGGCAAGCAGAACATCCACGCGATCTACGTCAAGACGACGATGGGCCCCGCTGTGAAGGTGATGTAA
- a CDS encoding 50S ribosomal protein L11, which produces MADVVEVLVPGGKANPGPPLGPALGPLGINIKKVVDEINNKTKDYNGMTVPVKVIVDASRNFTVEVGTPPTSALVLSELKLEKGSGTPNTNFIGSLTIEQAIKVAQMKRDAMLSYTLKNAVKEVAGTCVSLGVMIEGKKPKEFIAEVNAGKYDDKLSE; this is translated from the coding sequence ATGGCAGATGTAGTTGAAGTACTGGTTCCTGGCGGTAAGGCGAATCCGGGACCCCCACTGGGTCCGGCGCTCGGTCCCCTTGGAATCAACATCAAGAAAGTGGTCGATGAGATCAACAACAAGACCAAAGACTACAACGGTATGACCGTCCCGGTCAAGGTCATCGTCGACGCCAGCCGTAACTTTACGGTTGAAGTTGGAACACCACCGACATCTGCATTAGTTCTTTCGGAATTGAAGCTTGAGAAGGGCTCGGGCACTCCCAACACTAACTTTATTGGCAGCCTGACCATCGAACAAGCGATCAAAGTTGCCCAGATGAAGAGAGACGCGATGCTTAGCTACACCCTGAAGAACGCCGTCAAGGAAGTTGCAGGAACCTGTGTCAGCTTAGGTGTCATGATAGAGGGCAAGAAGCCGAAGGAATTTATCGCAGAAGTAAATGCGGGAAAATACGACGATAAACTGTCGGAGTAA